The Prevotella sp. E9-3 genome has a window encoding:
- a CDS encoding carbon-nitrogen hydrolase produces the protein MKELHIGFLQQHNTADVVNNIERLTEGILDLARRGAELIVLQELHNSLYFCQVETVDNFDLAESIPGPSTDIYGKLAKECGVVLVTSLFERRAPGLYHNTAVVFEKDGTISGKYRKMHIPDDPAYYEKFYFTPGDLGFKPIDTSVGRLGVLVCWDQWYPEAARLMALAGAEILIYPTAIGYESSDTPEEQERQRMAWQTVMRGHAVANGLPVVAVNRVGHEPDPSGQTNGIQFWGTSFVCGPQGEIHYEASTNEEESIIVGIDMHRAEQVRRWWPFLRDRRIENYNDITKRYIDSH, from the coding sequence ATGAAAGAACTACATATAGGATTCTTGCAGCAGCACAACACGGCTGACGTTGTCAACAATATTGAACGTCTTACAGAGGGTATACTTGATTTAGCTCGCAGAGGGGCAGAACTCATTGTTCTGCAGGAACTTCACAATTCACTATATTTTTGTCAAGTAGAAACTGTGGATAACTTTGACTTAGCTGAATCAATACCAGGTCCATCAACCGACATATACGGGAAATTAGCGAAGGAATGTGGTGTAGTACTAGTCACTTCACTCTTTGAACGTAGAGCCCCTGGTCTCTATCACAATACTGCAGTAGTGTTTGAAAAAGACGGAACAATATCAGGAAAATACCGGAAGATGCATATACCCGATGACCCAGCCTACTACGAGAAGTTTTACTTTACCCCAGGCGACCTGGGATTTAAGCCAATCGACACATCAGTAGGCAGATTAGGAGTTCTTGTATGCTGGGATCAATGGTATCCAGAAGCAGCTCGTTTAATGGCTCTTGCTGGAGCAGAGATTCTAATCTACCCCACCGCTATAGGCTATGAAAGTAGTGACACGCCCGAAGAACAAGAGCGCCAACGTATGGCTTGGCAAACGGTAATGCGTGGACATGCAGTAGCAAATGGATTGCCTGTAGTAGCTGTGAACAGAGTGGGTCATGAGCCTGATCCCAGCGGACAGACCAATGGTATTCAATTTTGGGGCACCTCGTTTGTATGCGGACCTCAGGGAGAAATTCATTATGAGGCCTCAACAAATGAAGAGGAAAGCATTATAGTAGGAATTGATATGCATAGAGCTGAACAGGTTCGCCGTTGGTGGCCATTCCTGCGCGACCGACGCATAGAAAATTACAACGACATAACAAAGCGATATATAGACTCACACTAA
- a CDS encoding fumarylacetoacetate hydrolase family protein: protein MKIFAVGMNYLMHTKELDGREYTPQEPVIFTKADSALLKDRKPFFVPDDMGRIDYEAEIVVRICRLGKAIPERFAHRYYDAVTIGLDFTAREMQAKARIEGLPWTICKGFDGSAIIGEWLPLSDNIQSLHFHLDKNGQTVQQGFSGDMLFKVDEIISYLSRYFTLKTGDLLFTGTPSGVGPVAVGDLLEGFIEDRRVLECQCK, encoded by the coding sequence ATGAAAATATTTGCTGTGGGCATGAACTATCTCATGCATACAAAGGAATTGGATGGCAGAGAGTACACTCCTCAAGAGCCTGTCATATTTACCAAAGCTGATTCTGCTTTACTAAAAGATCGTAAACCTTTCTTTGTACCTGATGATATGGGACGTATTGATTATGAGGCAGAGATTGTAGTAAGAATATGTCGGTTGGGTAAGGCAATTCCTGAACGTTTTGCTCATCGCTATTATGATGCAGTTACCATTGGCTTAGATTTTACAGCTAGGGAGATGCAGGCTAAAGCTCGTATAGAAGGACTTCCTTGGACAATATGTAAAGGTTTTGATGGTAGTGCAATAATAGGTGAATGGTTGCCACTATCTGACAATATTCAATCGCTTCATTTTCATTTGGACAAAAATGGTCAAACCGTACAGCAAGGTTTTTCGGGTGATATGCTTTTTAAGGTTGATGAGATTATTAGCTATTTATCACGTTATTTTACCTTGAAGACTGGTGATCTGTTGTTTACAGGTACTCCTTCTGGAGTAGGTCCTGTAGCTGTGGGCGATCTGCTTGAAGGATTTATTGAAGATCGTCGTGTATTAGAATGTCAATGTAAGTGA
- the tsf gene encoding translation elongation factor Ts, translating into MAISIDDIKKLRAMTGAGLADVKKALTEAEGDFDRAKELLRERGLAIAAKRSDRETSNGCVLTKVENGFGAILALKCETDFVANGADFIALTQSILNAAVANKCKTLDEVKELDINGVKAQEAVTQRSGITGEKMELDGYQILEGDNIEAYDHMGKHTLCTMVQTNKTNADAGHKVAMQVAAMKPVALDAAHVDQAILDEEYKTAVEKTKLEQVEKYVEVVLKKAGINPNLVDSEDHIESNMAKGWLTQEQADEARKLKESAAAEKAATLNMNMIENIAKGRVQKFLKENCLVDQEFQFGDGDKATVAQWLSQQDKELAICDFRRFTLAAE; encoded by the coding sequence ATGGCAATTTCAATTGATGATATTAAGAAGCTTCGCGCCATGACCGGTGCTGGTTTGGCTGACGTAAAGAAGGCTCTTACCGAAGCAGAGGGCGATTTCGACCGTGCTAAAGAGCTTCTCCGTGAGCGTGGTTTGGCTATCGCAGCAAAGCGTAGCGACCGTGAAACCTCAAATGGTTGTGTTTTGACCAAAGTTGAAAACGGTTTTGGTGCTATTCTTGCTTTGAAGTGTGAGACAGACTTTGTTGCTAATGGCGCAGACTTCATTGCCCTGACTCAGAGCATTCTTAATGCAGCTGTAGCTAATAAGTGCAAGACTCTTGATGAGGTGAAAGAACTCGATATTAATGGTGTTAAGGCTCAGGAGGCTGTTACTCAGCGTTCTGGTATCACTGGTGAAAAGATGGAGCTCGATGGCTACCAGATTCTTGAGGGTGATAATATTGAGGCTTATGACCATATGGGTAAGCATACTCTTTGCACTATGGTTCAGACTAACAAGACCAATGCTGATGCCGGTCACAAGGTAGCTATGCAGGTTGCTGCTATGAAGCCTGTAGCTCTTGATGCCGCTCATGTTGACCAAGCTATTCTTGACGAAGAGTACAAGACAGCTGTTGAAAAGACTAAGCTTGAGCAGGTTGAGAAGTATGTAGAGGTTGTTCTGAAAAAAGCAGGTATTAACCCCAATCTTGTTGATAGCGAAGACCACATCGAGTCAAATATGGCTAAAGGTTGGCTCACTCAGGAACAGGCTGACGAGGCTCGCAAACTGAAAGAGAGCGCTGCTGCTGAAAAAGCTGCAACACTGAACATGAACATGATTGAGAACATTGCAAAGGGTCGTGTTCAAAAGTTCTTGAAAGAGAACTGTCTGGTAGATCAGGAGTTCCAGTTTGGTGATGGCGATAAGGCTACTGTTGCTCAGTGGCTCAGTCAGCAGGACAAAGAGTTGGCTATCTGCGATTTCCGTCGCTTCACTCTCGCTGCAGAGTAA
- the rplM gene encoding 50S ribosomal protein L13 gives MNTLSYKTVSVNSETAKKEWVVIDATDQVVGRLASKVAKLIRGKYKPSFTPHVDCGDNVIIINAAKVVFTGKKETDKVYTRYTGYPGGQRFNTPAELRKKPNGVDKMLRHAVKGMLPKGPLGRSLLNNLYIYEGTEHKHEAQQPKAIDINQYK, from the coding sequence ATGAACACATTAAGTTACAAGACCGTCTCAGTTAATAGTGAGACAGCCAAAAAGGAGTGGGTCGTAATCGATGCTACCGATCAGGTGGTAGGACGCCTCGCTTCAAAGGTCGCTAAGTTGATTCGTGGTAAGTACAAGCCTAGCTTCACTCCTCACGTTGATTGCGGTGACAACGTTATTATTATTAATGCAGCCAAGGTGGTATTCACCGGCAAGAAAGAGACCGATAAGGTCTACACTCGTTATACTGGCTATCCTGGTGGACAGCGTTTTAACACTCCTGCTGAGCTCCGTAAGAAGCCAAATGGTGTTGATAAGATGCTTCGCCATGCAGTTAAAGGTATGCTGCCCAAAGGACCTCTCGGTCGCAGTCTGTTGAATAACCTCTATATTTACGAGGGAACAGAGCACAAGCATGAGGCACAACAGCCAAAAGCTATCGATATTAACCAGTATAAATAA
- the serC gene encoding 3-phosphoserine/phosphohydroxythreonine transaminase produces MKKYNFNAGPSMLPREVIEKTAQQCLDFNGSGLSLMEISHRAKDFQPVVDEAVALVKELLQVPEGYSVIFLGGGASLEFCMIPYNFLINKAAYLNTGVWAKKAMKEAKLFGEVVEVASSADANYTFIPKDWTVPADADYLHITTNNTIYGTELRKDLDVPVRLIADMSSDIFSRPIDVAKYDAIYAGAQKNLAMAGVTIVIVKDDALGKAPREIPTMLDYRTHVSKGSMFNTPPVVPIYCALENLRWIKAQGGVEAMDKLAHQRAEIVYGEIDRNKMFVGTAQEADRSLMNICFVMAPEYKELEKDFLDFAVSKGMVGVKGHRDVGGFRASCYNAQTIEGVNALVACMKEFEAQH; encoded by the coding sequence ATGAAGAAGTATAACTTCAACGCCGGTCCTTCGATGCTTCCTCGCGAAGTTATTGAGAAGACCGCTCAACAGTGTTTAGACTTCAATGGCTCGGGTCTCTCTCTGATGGAGATCAGCCATCGTGCAAAGGATTTCCAGCCCGTTGTTGATGAGGCTGTAGCATTGGTTAAGGAACTGCTGCAGGTTCCTGAGGGCTATTCAGTTATTTTCCTTGGCGGTGGTGCATCACTCGAGTTCTGTATGATTCCTTATAACTTCCTCATTAATAAAGCTGCTTACTTGAACACTGGCGTTTGGGCAAAGAAAGCCATGAAGGAAGCTAAACTTTTCGGTGAGGTAGTAGAGGTGGCTTCTTCAGCTGATGCCAACTATACTTTTATTCCAAAAGATTGGACCGTTCCTGCTGATGCCGACTATTTGCATATTACCACTAATAATACTATTTATGGTACTGAACTCCGCAAGGATCTTGATGTTCCTGTGCGTCTGATTGCTGATATGTCATCTGATATCTTTAGCCGTCCTATCGATGTTGCTAAGTATGATGCTATCTATGCTGGTGCTCAGAAGAATCTGGCTATGGCTGGTGTAACTATTGTGATTGTTAAGGATGATGCTCTTGGCAAAGCTCCACGCGAGATTCCTACTATGCTTGACTATCGTACACATGTGTCAAAGGGTTCTATGTTTAATACTCCTCCTGTAGTGCCCATCTATTGCGCTCTTGAAAATCTGCGTTGGATCAAGGCGCAGGGTGGTGTAGAGGCTATGGATAAATTGGCCCATCAGCGTGCTGAGATTGTGTATGGCGAAATTGACCGTAACAAGATGTTTGTAGGTACTGCTCAGGAAGCTGATCGCTCACTGATGAATATATGCTTTGTTATGGCTCCTGAATATAAGGAACTTGAAAAGGACTTCCTTGATTTCGCCGTTTCAAAGGGAATGGTTGGTGTGAAAGGTCATCGTGATGTTGGTGGCTTCCGTGCATCATGCTACAATGCTCAGACAATCGAAGGTGTTAATGCCCTCGTAGCTTGCATGAAGGAATTTGAAGCTCAGCACTAA
- a CDS encoding NAD(P)-dependent oxidoreductase, with translation MKILVATEKPFAAAAVNGIKAEIEAAGNELVLLEKYTEKAQFLAAVADADALIIRSDKVDAEVLDAAKKLKIVVRAGAGYDNIDLAAATAHNVVAENTPGQNSNAVAELVFGLLVMAVRGFYNGKSGSELLGKKLGILAFGNVGRNVARIAKGFGMEVYAYDAFCPADVIEAAGVHAVCCPEKLFETCDVVSLHIPATPETKQSINAELVGKMKKGGVLVNTARKEVINEPELIKLMAEREDLKFVTDIMPDANDEFLKFEGRYFSTPKKMGAQTAEANINAGIAAAKQINAFFKDGDTKFQVNK, from the coding sequence ATGAAGATTCTTGTTGCAACAGAGAAGCCATTTGCAGCTGCAGCTGTCAATGGAATCAAAGCAGAGATTGAGGCAGCCGGCAATGAGCTAGTACTGCTTGAGAAATATACAGAAAAGGCTCAGTTCTTGGCTGCAGTAGCCGACGCCGACGCACTTATTATCCGCTCGGATAAAGTTGATGCTGAGGTGCTTGACGCAGCTAAGAAGTTGAAGATTGTAGTTCGTGCAGGTGCAGGTTACGACAATATCGATTTGGCTGCCGCTACAGCTCACAACGTAGTAGCCGAGAATACTCCAGGACAAAATTCTAATGCTGTAGCCGAATTGGTTTTCGGTTTGCTTGTGATGGCCGTTCGTGGCTTCTACAACGGTAAGAGCGGTAGCGAACTGCTTGGCAAGAAACTCGGTATCTTGGCTTTTGGTAATGTAGGTCGAAACGTGGCTCGTATTGCCAAGGGCTTCGGTATGGAAGTTTATGCTTACGATGCATTCTGCCCTGCAGACGTAATCGAAGCTGCTGGCGTACATGCTGTTTGCTGTCCGGAGAAGTTGTTCGAAACTTGCGATGTGGTTTCACTCCATATTCCTGCTACACCTGAGACCAAACAGAGTATTAACGCTGAACTAGTTGGTAAGATGAAAAAGGGTGGTGTGCTGGTTAACACTGCTCGTAAGGAGGTGATTAACGAGCCTGAACTCATCAAGCTGATGGCTGAGCGTGAGGACTTGAAATTCGTTACCGATATCATGCCCGATGCCAATGACGAGTTCCTGAAGTTCGAGGGTCGTTACTTCTCAACTCCTAAGAAGATGGGTGCTCAGACTGCTGAGGCCAACATTAATGCTGGTATTGCTGCTGCTAAGCAAATTAATGCTTTCTTCAAGGATGGAGATACCAAGTTTCAGGTAAATAAATGA
- the rpsI gene encoding 30S ribosomal protein S9: MEVINAIGRRKSSVARVYLTEGTGKITINKKDITEYFPSAILQYVVKQPLNLLEVAEKYDIKVNLDGGGFTGQSQALRMAIARALVKLNAEDKKALKTQGFLTRDSREVERKKPGQPKARRRFQFSKR; this comes from the coding sequence ATGGAAGTAATTAACGCAATAGGTCGTCGTAAGAGTTCAGTAGCTCGCGTTTATCTTACTGAAGGTACTGGTAAGATCACGATCAATAAAAAAGATATTACGGAGTATTTCCCCTCAGCTATTCTGCAGTACGTGGTAAAACAACCACTGAACCTGCTTGAAGTTGCTGAAAAGTATGACATCAAAGTAAACCTCGATGGCGGTGGCTTTACCGGTCAGAGCCAGGCTCTGCGTATGGCAATCGCTCGTGCATTGGTTAAACTCAATGCTGAGGATAAGAAAGCTTTAAAGACCCAAGGATTCCTTACCCGCGATAGCCGTGAGGTAGAACGTAAGAAACCAGGTCAGCCAAAGGCACGTCGTCGCTTCCAGTTCAGTAAGCGTTAA
- the rpsB gene encoding 30S ribosomal protein S2, with the protein MARTNFDMLLQAGCHFGHLKRKWNPAMAPYIYTERNGIHIIDLHKTVVKVDDAAEALKAIARQGKKILFVGTKKQTKEVIAEKATSVNMPYVIERWPGGMLTNFPTIRKAVKKMANIDKLMNDGTYGNLSKRELLQVTRQRAKLEKNLGSIADLTRLPSALFVIDVLKENIAVREANRLGIPVFGIVDTNSDPKNIDFVIPANDDAKDSVEVILNACCAAIAEGLEERKAEKADEKAAEAQAEAETEEKRPARRARKAADAPAEETTAEETPVAE; encoded by the coding sequence ATGGCAAGAACAAATTTTGATATGCTGCTTCAGGCTGGTTGTCACTTTGGACACCTGAAGCGCAAGTGGAACCCCGCCATGGCTCCCTACATTTATACCGAGCGTAACGGTATTCACATCATTGACCTCCACAAGACCGTTGTTAAGGTTGACGACGCTGCAGAGGCATTGAAGGCCATCGCCCGTCAGGGTAAGAAAATCCTCTTCGTAGGTACTAAAAAACAGACTAAGGAAGTAATTGCTGAGAAAGCTACAAGTGTAAATATGCCTTATGTTATCGAGCGTTGGCCTGGTGGTATGCTCACCAACTTCCCCACAATCCGCAAGGCTGTGAAGAAAATGGCAAACATCGATAAATTGATGAACGATGGTACATATGGTAACCTTTCAAAGCGCGAATTGCTTCAGGTTACTCGTCAGCGTGCTAAGTTGGAGAAGAACCTGGGTTCTATCGCTGATTTGACTCGTCTCCCTAGTGCTCTCTTCGTTATCGACGTTCTAAAAGAGAATATTGCTGTTCGTGAAGCTAATCGTCTTGGTATCCCCGTATTTGGTATTGTTGATACAAATTCTGATCCCAAGAATATCGATTTCGTAATTCCTGCCAACGATGATGCTAAGGATAGCGTTGAAGTTATCTTGAACGCTTGCTGTGCTGCTATCGCTGAGGGCTTGGAAGAACGTAAGGCTGAGAAGGCTGACGAGAAAGCTGCTGAAGCCCAGGCTGAGGCTGAAACTGAAGAAAAGCGTCCAGCTCGTCGTGCTCGCAAAGCTGCCGATGCTCCTGCCGAGGAAACTACCGCTGAAGAGACTCCAGTTGCAGAGTAA
- a CDS encoding glutamine synthetase III: MSNLRFQVVEEAFKKHALEVETPSKRPSEYFGKYVFDRKKMFKYLSKEVYDKLVDVIDHGARLDRSIADEVAAGMRQWAIEMGVTHYTHWFQPLTEGTAEKHDAFVEHDGKGGMIEKFSGKLLVQQEPDASSFPNGGIRNTFEARGYSAWDPTSPVFIIDDTLCIPTIFIAYTGEALDYKAPLLRALHAVGKAATDVCSLFYDNVTKVQVNLGWEQEYFLVDEGLYSARPDLMLTGRTLMGHESAKNQQMDDHYFGTIPDRVQAFMKDLEIQALELAIPCKTRHNEVAPNQFELAPIFEECNLAVDHNMLLMSLMKKVARKHGFRVLLHEKPFDGINGSGKHNNWSLSADNGVLLHAPGKTPEENLRFVTFIVETLMAVYKHNGLLKASIMSATNAHRLGGNEAPPSIISSFLGTQLTELLDHIEQSEKKELFNLKGKQGMVIDIPQIPDLIVDNTDRNRTSPFAFTGNRFEFRAPGSSVNCASAMIALNSAMAESLNCFKERVDALIAKGEDKIVAILEVLKEDIKICKPVRFDGNGYSEEWVKEAEKRGLDVERSCPVVFKHYLDEDSIKMFESTKVMNRKELEARNEVKWEMYVKTVQIEARVMGDLSMNHIIPVATHYQSQLIKNVQGMKSVFNTEKAERLSARNMKLIEEIAERTERIEQLVEELTDARRVANRISDIEQRAVAYHDTVCPHMEAIRNEADHLEMIVEDGLWTLPKYRELLFIR, encoded by the coding sequence ATGAGCAATTTAAGATTTCAGGTAGTTGAAGAGGCGTTCAAGAAACACGCTCTCGAAGTAGAAACCCCAAGTAAACGTCCTTCGGAGTATTTCGGTAAATATGTGTTCGACCGAAAGAAAATGTTCAAATATCTTTCAAAGGAAGTTTACGACAAACTGGTTGATGTGATTGACCATGGTGCAAGATTAGACCGTTCTATAGCCGACGAGGTGGCTGCAGGCATGCGACAATGGGCCATTGAAATGGGGGTTACCCACTACACGCACTGGTTCCAACCATTAACAGAAGGTACTGCGGAAAAGCACGATGCCTTTGTAGAACATGATGGAAAGGGAGGTATGATTGAGAAATTTAGTGGAAAGTTGCTTGTACAACAAGAACCTGACGCTAGTTCATTTCCAAATGGTGGTATTCGAAACACGTTCGAGGCTCGCGGATATTCAGCCTGGGATCCTACTTCACCTGTATTTATCATTGATGATACACTCTGTATTCCTACAATCTTTATTGCATATACAGGTGAAGCGCTCGATTATAAAGCTCCACTATTACGTGCTCTTCATGCTGTAGGAAAAGCTGCAACAGACGTTTGTTCGCTGTTCTACGACAATGTAACAAAGGTACAAGTAAACTTGGGATGGGAACAGGAATATTTCCTTGTTGATGAAGGACTCTACTCTGCCCGCCCCGACCTGATGCTGACCGGCAGAACTCTGATGGGACATGAAAGTGCAAAGAACCAGCAAATGGACGACCACTATTTTGGTACTATACCTGACCGTGTTCAGGCTTTCATGAAAGATTTGGAGATCCAGGCATTAGAACTGGCTATTCCTTGCAAGACACGCCACAATGAGGTTGCTCCCAATCAATTTGAATTGGCGCCAATCTTTGAAGAATGCAACTTGGCTGTTGACCACAATATGTTGCTGATGAGTCTAATGAAGAAAGTTGCTCGCAAGCACGGTTTCAGAGTACTACTACACGAAAAGCCATTTGATGGTATCAACGGCAGCGGCAAACACAACAATTGGAGCCTCTCAGCCGACAATGGAGTATTATTGCACGCTCCTGGGAAAACACCTGAAGAGAACTTGCGTTTTGTGACATTTATCGTGGAAACACTGATGGCAGTTTACAAGCACAACGGACTGCTGAAAGCTTCAATCATGAGTGCCACAAATGCTCATCGCCTTGGAGGCAACGAAGCTCCCCCAAGTATTATCTCATCATTTCTTGGAACTCAGCTCACTGAACTGCTTGACCATATCGAACAGAGCGAAAAGAAGGAGTTATTCAATCTGAAAGGCAAACAGGGAATGGTAATTGATATTCCACAGATTCCCGATCTTATTGTTGATAATACTGACCGTAACCGAACTTCACCATTTGCATTTACCGGAAACAGATTTGAATTCCGTGCACCTGGTTCAAGTGTTAATTGTGCATCAGCTATGATAGCACTGAACTCAGCAATGGCAGAATCTCTAAACTGTTTCAAAGAACGAGTTGATGCGCTGATAGCTAAAGGAGAAGATAAGATTGTTGCCATATTAGAAGTCCTAAAAGAAGACATCAAGATCTGCAAACCTGTACGTTTCGACGGAAATGGCTATAGCGAAGAATGGGTGAAAGAAGCCGAGAAGCGAGGATTGGATGTAGAGCGTTCTTGCCCAGTTGTATTCAAACATTATTTAGATGAAGATAGCATAAAGATGTTTGAAAGTACTAAAGTGATGAACCGCAAGGAACTTGAAGCTCGCAACGAGGTAAAATGGGAGATGTACGTAAAAACTGTTCAGATTGAGGCTCGAGTAATGGGAGATTTATCAATGAATCACATCATTCCTGTAGCTACCCACTATCAGAGTCAGTTGATTAAAAACGTACAAGGCATGAAAAGCGTGTTCAATACAGAAAAGGCTGAAAGGCTTTCGGCTCGCAACATGAAACTGATAGAAGAGATTGCAGAGCGTACAGAGCGTATTGAACAGTTAGTTGAAGAACTGACTGATGCACGCCGCGTTGCTAATCGCATCAGCGATATAGAGCAACGAGCCGTAGCTTACCATGATACTGTTTGTCCGCACATGGAAGCCATTCGCAATGAAGCAGATCATCTTGAAATGATTGTGGAAGATGGTCTATGGACGCTGCCAAAGTATCGTGAGCTATTGTTTATCAGATAA